Within the Cyprinus carpio isolate SPL01 chromosome B18, ASM1834038v1, whole genome shotgun sequence genome, the region GAAGGATGTTTGTTTTTAGCACTATGACCACAACAAAACTGCACCGGAAGGTCTGTAAGAGGGTTGTGATTTGCTGAtactagattaaaataaatagcgTTATGTTGTGGTCAGAGCTTTTGAGGGGTCACAAGAAAAGATCACTTTAACACAGACTCTAATGAGAATGGCTATCAGTTCATTCAGGTAAGAGGCTTTTGAGTAAAACAAGACAAGGGAAAGACTTTGTATGAGACGAGACAAATGAACTGAAGAAAACGCTACGATCCTTTACCTAGAGCTGCTAAGCACCTCACACATCAGAAGACAATGGCAGTGTCATCCCATGCAAAAAGATCATCTTTACTGAGACGTTTGATGGCATGACACGAAGACAGCTGACAAACGGCTAAGACAGGACGGAGTGAAGGTGATAGATCAGGTGACGTCAGGAGTGAGAGTTACGCTACCTGCCCCCCAACTCACTGAAGTCCagcagaagagaggagagaggcacacaaatcaacagaaaataatggaaaaaataaagggcGAATCAAACATTCTTCTGTAAAGATACATATACCTACTAGCACAAAATGCATCAGGGGCAGAGTGAGACTGCAAGACGGGATGTTACGGAACACAAAAAAAGCCTGGAGGAATGATTTCGCTCCATGTGAGACTTCCTGTAATATTCTGTCCAGCTGTTCTGCTCATAAGGCCTTAGATTCGAAGCCAAGGGGGATGTTATACAAATCAAAACTATTCCGTTTTTAAAGTCACTGTGAGCTGGCATTATAACCCATTTTACTTTAACAATGTGATGGATTTTCTAAGCCAATCAGAACATTTAACAAGACTTAGTTAATCAGATATTTGACTTTATTGTGAGAAGTTCTTATATGACAGGAGGTTAAAGGGGAGAGATTCAAAAATATGATCAGCTGTGTCACTAATATGCCATTTTTTAAGAATTCAGGTTCCATGGGTTTGTGAACCTCTAGGGGTTTGTGatggaactgcagggggtttgtgagaattaaatttaaaggggtcataaaatgcattttcaggTCTTTATATTATGTTTCTGGAAGTTAGCTTATGCAGTTATCAAagttctgctttaaaaaaaagtttaaatatttgtaaaaaattataatattccaTACAATCTGTCACTGAGTGGAGttacctctttcaaaaacacaagtaAACAGCTACTGCTCTGACTGCCAAACATTGCACTGTATCTACGCACAGCATGTGTGACGTGTATTTTGATGCTCAAGATGGCCAGCTCTAGAATACAGTCATATATGTTTGAACCAGAGTCAGACTGAAATGAACCAGTGATTAATGCACAGACATGAGTTGCCAAGAGCAAACCTCCTTGATTTGCATATGCATGTTAGGGGCATGTAGAGGAAAATCATGACATCACAAACAGAGTGATTTCAATTCCTGCCGtttcagaaaacacattttaaactgtgGAGTTTGCTTTGAGGTATGAAACTTgcattatttgatgtttttatgtagATTAACATCTTATGTGTGTAAATATCAATgccattttgattttccatttcataacccctttaacaaaaaaaaattgtgttgtcaAATAATTAaccaattaattaattgtttgcataatatgcgagtgttctgtgcatatttattatgtatatataaatacacatacatacagtatatattttgaaaacatttgcatgtatatatttatattcctgtgatttatattataaataaatgtatttaatatataaacataacatttttctaaaatatatatacatgcatgtgtgtatatttaaatatacataataaataaacacagcacacatacattttggatgtgattaatcgtttgacacaactaaaaaaaaaatacatttgcgaaggtgttaagttaaataaaacactttcatttgGCCTTATGATGAGTCATTAAATGGCAATTAGTAACAAGCATAAACAATGTTCAATGGTTTACTCACCACAGCGGCTCTCATATTTCCATTTCAGTGTCATCCAACTCACCTTTTGCCCGAGTCATCAGTCGTGCCACCTTTGCCCTGCTTGTCGATGACAATCTTGTCATTCATGCCGAACTTGCACTCTGGCATTCCGCTTAGGTAGCTCTTCATCACCACACGCCCTGAGACATGTGCACTCAACACctgacctgcacacacacagacgcacagaaAACACAGCTGCATGAAGTTTCAATACAAGTAATGATCACCATGAGGTACTGTAACTCTCAGCCAGTAGAGGGCAGTACGGCTCACCCTGCGGTGACATCAGCAAGTTCACACTTTCCAGTACATCCAGGAAGAGTTCGTTTCGGCGATATTTAATGCCCTCACGTCTCCAGCCGATCTGTCCGGTGACCTGACTGGTAATCTGAGACTGCTCCTCTTTTGTCTGAGAAGAACGCAAAGTGTAGAGTGTGAGAGAAACAGAAGCATCTCCAAACAACAAGCCAGATATTTTGTATTCCAAGATGTCATGTAAAGCTTTgtgaaaaaatatgtaaaagtgtGGTATAGAGTGCAATAGGGACACTGTATTTGTAGGccaagttaaaggggtcatatacattgctaaaaaaaagaacattattttgtgtatttggtgtaatggaatGTTTTTAcatggtttaaggttaaaaaaacagaTTACTGTATAATATGTGGACATTACTGTTGCTCCTCTCTGCCTCACCTTTTTATACCGCatcgatttttttttcaaaagttcatCATTCTTAAAAGCACagtgtactctgattggccagctatcgagtgcattgtgattggccgaatgactcaagcgtgtgacggaaatgttaagccccttGCCATATtttgaaacacagcatctccgtGACATGGCGGTAGCAGCGGCAACAATAccacagtgagaataaaagttacgccttctttcctTGCGTATAcgtgggcggtgttatgcaaatcttcccacacagtgatgtagatttGTGGGggaagtttaaatgtttaaatgaggcattttaggagggtgtggacgagccttaacttttagaaagaatacctctttgggtttgagactttatgGATCTTATATATGcaagaacagcttgtaacactccgaagacaaaggaaaacatgaaatcgcatcatatgacccctttaacattttaggtcaatttataatttttttgaattggtttttgGTTAAATTCCTGAAATTAGGTCTTTGAAGACTAtcgtgaagattatcatgatcaACAAAACATGGAAGAATCATAATCCTTTTTGGTCAGCTAATTTTCTGCAATGAGCCTAAAACATCAAAAGTCGAGGGGAAAATCCTATTGGGTCTTTGTTGAGGGATGATAACTTCCAgactggcctacaaaaatacatcatcactgcagGACTCTATGACTGTATAAGTACAGCTGTGCTTACATGATGCTGGAGGCGGTGAGTTACAGGTCATCAGGCACGTGGTGAGCAGTGATGTGAAGATGAAGgtgacaaaaacattaacacagtTCAGTTTCCACATGCTTCAACAAAGGCTGTGCTCCATAAAATCAGATTTCAACACTTCTGTTACAGCTGTATTAACGGTCCATTTTCATAAAGCATTTACATATAAGAAAACCTAATGGACCAAATGCTGGTGTTTCATTCAGAACGCACCTGGCTCTTAATACCCTGTTGAGTAATGAAGGTCTTCAATGCTCCGGTCTCAGAGTTCTGGGGGTACCCAAAATCCAGGATCTCTATAGTAAGGGAAAAGAGAAAAACTATGACTATGTGTTGAACTAATATAGCAGTATACAGCAGTGCTACAGAATTAGAGTTTTGGTTTTGAACTTTTGGTTCAAGTCTGTTAGTGTTGAGGTCATCTAACATACTGGTGTACTCTTAAACATGTCGACAAAACAAACTTTTAGAtagatgcattaaaattaaattaaaattaaaaattattcaattaaattattattaaaattaaaaatgaatagccCCCCCcacttgaataaattaatatttttaatatataatatgatgaaacatataatataaaagtctataataaataagtatacattttaaatgtatatattttagagtTAAATTATAAacagtttaaatttttaatattttagataatatttattaaagttattatactgttttatttaaatgtaatgtatacatatgatttaaatgaaatgtaattgtatagtatttaaattataatgttgctcaagtaaatgacagtttttaaattatattacactaATGCTTATGCTTTATAGAGCTTCCCAGACATCAAATTGCTTCTGTCCTTTACACTGTCTGTAAAGTAAGATTTTATATGGAAGGGATGTAAActacagctttaaaaaaatgttgtcagCATCTTCAATAAAGAAAATTGTGCTCATCAATTCATGTCATTGTGTCTTTAATGTCAGGTATCACAAGGGATTTTAAATTTATGGGACATTATAACCAGTCATGACAGTTctgcagagctgctttatagctgagagtaattttgtttcataactgattaaCTGTGCAACACTGACAGTGTTATTTTCCTGCTTATtactgcaaagctgctttgaaacagtctgtattgtataaagtgttacacaaataaatgtgacttcACTTGTATATTAACAGCATTCATCTCAGAGAGCAGAGgagatgtctgtctgtctgtgcagtaTTTTCTTTAGGTTTTGATTTTCTCATCGACATTTCATAAAaatcaaaacctaaaaaaacaacagcacaacaGTTGTGGGACTGGCTGGAACTGGAGGGAAAAGAAAACTCAACTGCAGTATAATCAATGTTACGTCAAGCAACAGACAGGCGaatttctttttactttattaataatttaaggaTAATTCAGGAAAGAGAAGTCCTCATACCATCGAGAAGCTCGTAGATCAACACAAAGTTGTTCTTGATGTTCTCCTCGCTGATCTTGCCAAAATAGGCAGTCATGACGTCACACATCTTATAGAGGAACTCAAACACCATGGCCGCGTTGACATTCTGCTTGGTAACAGCAGCCAGCCAGATGTTGGAGCGCTTGACGTGGAAGAAGCTGGTGCGGGCGATGTTGGTGACGGGTGAGCGCACCTGCTGGCGAGCGTGGATCACATTCACACGGAACGCATCCACCGCATTCCTCCTGCAGAAAGACCATCAAGATGGTGTGAGATTGGTGTAGATTTATCCCAAACATAATTGTTAGATTAaccaactaaacaaaaataagagtTACTTGCAGCCTTATCAAACAACTGGGCTGGTAACCAAAAAACTGTTTGTTCCAAACCCACCTAAAATCTCTCCATAGTTCTGGTATCAAAAACTCAACACTATACCAACTCAACACCGCCACCAAACTGAAACCTTGTACGTGACTGATTGGACTGCTctacttaaatatgtaatattaattctAAAGTGAAGTGCACaagagattttttaaatttttttctaattgttaAGCAATAGCATGTTGCCAGGCAAATCAttcttcagcaaaaaaaatacatatcagatCCAAAACTTGGATAAAAAGTCTCAAAAGTctgattttagtttaatttctgAGGGTTCATGTGCCAGCCAAGCAACTACCATTGAGATGCTGCCCTAAACATTGTCCTAAACAGGTGAAACAAGACTTGGTTCTGTGCAttagttgttgattggatgttgttgagatgtgggcgtggcaCTCAAAAGTGGAGGCAGATGAACGTGAGCGTGAGTTTAAGTTACTAAATGATTGGAAAAGACCTGTACACGTTCTCCAGACaggctttttttccccccagaagaTTCAACTATGACATTCTGATTTaacattacaaggtcaaaaaatgttaaacatataCACAAATGAACTGTAGACAGGGAGAGCTTTAatttcatgatgactttaaaTGCCGTCTTCTTCCCAGAGTTCCCTTTCCTCCAGGCACACTCGACATGCACACGCCCTGCGACTTCATGTAATGATCTCTTTCTCATACAGCCCTGCACGCgtgcgtgaacacacacacactgcgacAGTATGAGTTGGCAGCGGTGTACAGACCCACTGTATCCATAGCAACCCTTCTCTGAACAGACCATCTCTGTGGTTTTAAAGGACGCCTGGATCTTCCAAAAAAGGAACTTCCACGCAATCAGAGGCCTAACATTCATTCTAAAATTCTAACAGTGATCTAAAATTGATCTTCATTGTATTCCACACTCCCGTTACTCTTTACATCCCGGCTGAAGATGTAGATGGAACTGGGTCACACATAAAAAACTGGTGGGTCACAACATTTATCCCTACAGAATCCAATGAAACAAACAGATCCGACAGGGTGAATAAAGAAGGAAAAGAAATGTGGAACGGAAAGCACAGACACATCAGGAAAACTTGATATGCATGAACATGAAGGACATGTACCCTTGATGTTATAACCTAGATCTACCTCCTGTTGAAGAAATCAAAGCCCAACTTCTCCACAACCTCACAATTCACTGACTTACCCGATGTCATCCCGGTAGACACGGGAGATCAGCACCTCGCCCTTGTGGTTGTAGATGAAGAGTCCTCCGATCATGGTGGTGGTTTCTCTCAGTGTTCACGGGCCATGCTGGAAAACTGAATAAAGAGGAGGAGCCAAGCTGTAAGTCACTGGATGGGGAACTCATTAAAAAATAAGGACtttacagggctccaaacaaaaaaatcgagtaaggagccattggctcctataagaaaaaaacttgggagccaaataattttttaggtgccacagaataaacgtgttttatttattttacgattattattatttatttatttacatttcaacatttcaatcatactgtcatgtgtttatgtctcatcttttcttgactttatcagcattttaatccatcttgtagatgatcTGGgtactaaggttcacttaaagtgggaactaaatgtcttttccagcttgaaatctacagtcacaaagaattgttcattacacagaatctgtaccagtatcatggagcataagcatcacttggccactgagtgtagcttgggctcctcctacatgagacatttcagtaagttgtactgtaggctctcttataaaatagcctaccttttgatgttaattcatgttcactatgtactatagtagtaaagagaaagattaaatgggttcacctgcccttgaactgaggcgctaaagcgaccgcgcctgccgcattaattaaggagcgccaaaactgtattgttttaatttcgttatgaattcggaataattttaaagctggtactttttattaaaaagttacaaagcacagagctttttgcgattactggacatcagttgcacttcaaataatgaaattcacgcattaaaagaacacagaccaatatcttgtttagaagaagccatattagtaattattataaacgagaattgttaacgatattgccaatattcacacagctgacagctttacctgttcaagttgtgcacgaaatagacgctgtattttctgcacctTCACCTCTttcgtctccg harbors:
- the ap2m1b gene encoding AP-2 complex subunit mu-B isoform X1, whose product is MIGGLFIYNHKGEVLISRVYRDDIGRNAVDAFRVNVIHARQQVRSPVTNIARTSFFHVKRSNIWLAAVTKQNVNAAMVFEFLYKMCDVMTAYFGKISEENIKNNFVLIYELLDEILDFGYPQNSETGALKTFITQQGIKSQHHTKEEQSQITSQVTGQIGWRREGIKYRRNELFLDVLESVNLLMSPQGQVLSAHVSGRVVMKSYLSGMPECKFGMNDKIVIDKQGKGGTTDDSGKSELGGSGKQSIAIDDCTFHQCVRLSKFDSERSISFIPPDGEYELMRYRTTKDIILPFRVIPLVREVGRTKLEVKVVIKSNFKPSLLAQKIEVRIPTPLNTSGVQVICMKGKAKYKASENAIVWKIKRMAGMKESQISAEIELLPTNDKKKWARPPISMNFEVPFAPSGLKVRYLKVFEPKLNYSDHDVIKWVRYIGRSGIYETRC
- the ap2m1b gene encoding AP-2 complex subunit mu-B isoform X2 — translated: MIGGLFIYNHKGEVLISRVYRDDIGRNAVDAFRVNVIHARQQVRSPVTNIARTSFFHVKRSNIWLAAVTKQNVNAAMVFEFLYKMCDVMTAYFGKISEENIKNNFVLIYELLDEILDFGYPQNSETGALKTFITQQGIKSQHHTKEEQSQITSQVTGQIGWRREGIKYRRNELFLDVLESVNLLMSPQGQVLSAHVSGRVVMKSYLSGMPECKFGMNDKIVIDKQGKGGTTDDSGKSGKQSIAIDDCTFHQCVRLSKFDSERSISFIPPDGEYELMRYRTTKDIILPFRVIPLVREVGRTKLEVKVVIKSNFKPSLLAQKIEVRIPTPLNTSGVQVICMKGKAKYKASENAIVWKIKRMAGMKESQISAEIELLPTNDKKKWARPPISMNFEVPFAPSGLKVRYLKVFEPKLNYSDHDVIKWVRYIGRSGIYETRC